GCGCGCGGTATGTGGTCGCCGAGGATGTGATCACGCGCGGCGGCCGGGTGCAGGAGACCATCGACATCGTGAAGCAGGCTGGCGCGACGGTCGCCGCCATCCTGGTGCTCGTCGACCGGAGCGCGGGAACCGTGACGTTCGACGCTCCCACGTACAGCCTGCTGAACCTCGTTCCAAAAATATGGGAACCCGCGAATTGCCCCCTCTGCGCTGCGGGCTCAAAAACGGTCCATCCGGGATCGTGAGTGGGCAACGGGACGGTTTCACGCGCGGCAGGCCCGCGCACAGGCGGGAAGGATGGACTATGATGACTCTGGCGGGAACACCCTGGCTGAGGCATTTCGGATGGATCATCGGCTCGCTGACGTTGGCGCTGGCGCTGACACTGTTCGCGCCGACATTCGCCTGGATGACGTATGAGTTTGGGTTGCCCCGCAACGATCTGTCACACGGCTGGGCGGTGCCCTGCTTCTCGGCCGTGGTCCTCTGGTTGCGGCGGCATGAGCTCAGAGCGGCAGTCGCGGCCGGTCGGCCCGATTGGCGCGGCATCTGCATCTCGGTGTTCGGGCTGGCTGTGTTCTGGCTGGGAAACCGCGGCGGACAGATGCGTTTCTGCCATCTGGCGCTGCTGCTGGAGGTCTGGGCCATCCCGTTTGCGCTGTTCGGGCCGCGGGTGGCGAGGCTGATGATGTTTCCGGCGGCATTTCTGGTGTTCACCATGCCCATGGGGTTCCTCGACTTCTTCACCATCCGGCTGCGCCTGATCACCGCGACGGCTTCATCGGTGCTGCTGAACGGGATGGGGATACCCGTGGTCCGCGAGGGAACCGCCTTGCAGGCCCTGTCCGGGACTGGGTTCAATCTGGATGTCGCGGACCCCTGCAGCGGGCTTCGCTCCCTGTTCGCGATGACTGCTTTGACAGCCGCTTATGCCTATCTCACGGTGCGCGGCCGTTTTCGGCAGGCGCTGCTTTTCCTCCTGGCCGTGCCGATTGCCGTGCTCGGAAACACCGTTCGGATACTTTCAATCGCGGTGGTCGCGCGATTCTTCGGGTCTGAGGCGGCGACCGGTTTTTACCATGACTATTCGGGGTATGTCGTTTTCCTGGTTGCGGTGCTGCTCATGGTTCAGTCCGGCCACTGGATCGGCCGG
This window of the Lentisphaerota bacterium genome carries:
- a CDS encoding exosortase/archaeosortase family protein; translation: MGTRELPPLRCGLKNGPSGIVSGQRDGFTRGRPAHRREGWTMMTLAGTPWLRHFGWIIGSLTLALALTLFAPTFAWMTYEFGLPRNDLSHGWAVPCFSAVVLWLRRHELRAAVAAGRPDWRGICISVFGLAVFWLGNRGGQMRFCHLALLLEVWAIPFALFGPRVARLMMFPAAFLVFTMPMGFLDFFTIRLRLITATASSVLLNGMGIPVVREGTALQALSGTGFNLDVADPCSGLRSLFAMTALTAAYAYLTVRGRFRQALLFLLAVPIAVLGNTVRILSIAVVARFFGSEAATGFYHDYSGYVVFLVAVLLMVQSGHWIGRLPRLRIEAYGERGVTSRGSAPEAATWGIRDRLRAGAVPLALALILILQTRLPLPTGDALELAVPELPEAFGDYRGAIPLFCHNEQCLHRLICLTCSDGGERGSCPKCGGPLFDRSLGEATLLPTDTVIVKRLYTAPSGADMEMSVVVSGRSRMSIHRPELCLPAQGFAMTRARTLSVPLPGRGPLSVRIVSVQRGTTRFTLCYWFRNSEQETASHAVRILRDAWARSVHNRINRWVMFALTVNVPPDAAAADDTVRAAVASLYPLIQVDRR